The sequence GGAGCGGGAAGGAGAGGATGAAGACCAGCAGGCCGAGGACCAGGGTGCGCATGCTCATCCTGCCAGCGCCATCGGTTCTTGCCCCGCGGGGTAGTTGACCTTGGCGCTGAAGCGGTATCCGACGCCGCGCTTCGTCTGGATGTAGACCGGCTTGCTGGGGTTCGCCTCGATCTTGCTGCGCAGCCGCGAGATGTGCACCCGCAGCCCTTCCTCGTAGGCTTCCTCGTCGCCCGCCCAGGCCTTGGCCAGTAGCGTCTCGTTGGTCACCACGCGTCCGGCATTCCGGACGAGGAGGAAGAGCAGCTTGGACTCGGTCGGCGTCAGGGTCACCTGCTGGCCCTTGACCCGCGCCCAGTGCTGCACGAAGTTGATCTGGAGCTCCTGGTCGATGACGACTTCGGGTTGCTCGACACCGGCGGATTCGCCGTAGCGGCGAAGCACGCGCTGCACTCGCGCGACGAGCTCTTCCTTTTCGAACGGCTTGACGATGTAGTCCTCGGCGTACATCTGCAGGCCTTCGACCTTGCTCTCGATGGCCGCGACGGCACTGAGGATGACGATCGGGACGTCGAGGTGACTCTTGATCCGTCGGCAGAGTTCGAAGCCGTCCATCTCCGGCATCATCAGGTCGACGACGACCAGATGGGGGATGCCTTCGTGGAGTTTGCGCAGTGCCTCGGGGCCGCTGCCCGCGGTCATGACCTCGTAGCCCGCGTGCTCGAGGATCCGCTTGAGGATCTCGCGCGCCATGGCATCGTCGTCGACGATCAGAATCCGGTAGCGGTTGACGATATTTAACCCCTCTCTTCCGGCCGCCATCGCGCGTCGCGCTGCGGACCGGCCGCCATGGATTTGGACCTGCGGTTGCTGGCTCAGGTCCGACTGGAGAGCCGGCAAAGATATATGGCCCTCGTCATTCATTTCCTTACGATTCCTCTTTA comes from Candidatus Dormiibacterota bacterium and encodes:
- a CDS encoding response regulator transcription factor; the protein is MAAGREGLNIVNRYRILIVDDDAMAREILKRILEHAGYEVMTAGSGPEALRKLHEGIPHLVVVDLMMPEMDGFELCRRIKSHLDVPIVILSAVAAIESKVEGLQMYAEDYIVKPFEKEELVARVQRVLRRYGESAGVEQPEVVIDQELQINFVQHWARVKGQQVTLTPTESKLLFLLVRNAGRVVTNETLLAKAWAGDEEAYEEGLRVHISRLRSKIEANPSKPVYIQTKRGVGYRFSAKVNYPAGQEPMALAG